A stretch of Myxococcus hansupus DNA encodes these proteins:
- a CDS encoding reverse transcriptase family protein has protein sequence MTARLDPFVPAASPQAVPTPEPTPPAPDAAAKREARRLAHEALLARAKAIDEAGGADDWVQAQLVAKGLSVDDLDFSSASEKDKKAWKEKKKAEAVERRALKRQAHEAWKATHVGHLGAGVHWTEDRPADAFDVPNREERARANGLTELDSTEALAKALKLSVPKLRWFAFHREVDTATHYVSWTIPKRDGSKRTITSPKPELKEAQRWVLSNIVERLPVHSAAHGFVAGRSILTNALAHQGADVVVKVDLKDFFPSVTWRRVKGLLRKGGLAEGSATLLSLMSTEAPREAVQFRGKLLYVAKGPRSLPQGAPTSPGITNALCLKLDKRLSALAKRMGFTYTRYADDLTFSWTKAKQPKARRTQRPPVAMLLSRVQEVVEAEGFRVHPDKTRVARKGTRQRVTGLVVNTAGKNAPAARVPRDVVRQLRAAIHNRKKGKPGREDESLEQLKGMAAFIHMTDPAKGRAFLAQLAELESAAPATPAQ, from the coding sequence ATGACCGCCAGGCTGGACCCCTTCGTCCCCGCAGCTTCGCCCCAGGCCGTGCCCACGCCGGAGCCCACCCCGCCCGCGCCCGACGCGGCCGCGAAGCGTGAGGCCCGCCGGCTCGCGCACGAGGCGTTGCTCGCCCGGGCCAAGGCCATTGACGAAGCGGGCGGCGCCGACGACTGGGTCCAGGCGCAGCTCGTCGCCAAGGGCCTCTCGGTGGACGACCTCGACTTCTCCAGCGCCTCCGAGAAGGACAAGAAGGCCTGGAAGGAGAAGAAGAAGGCCGAGGCCGTCGAGCGCCGCGCGCTGAAGCGACAGGCGCACGAGGCGTGGAAGGCCACGCACGTGGGCCACCTGGGCGCGGGCGTGCACTGGACGGAGGACCGCCCGGCGGACGCGTTCGACGTACCGAACCGCGAGGAGCGCGCCCGGGCCAACGGCCTGACGGAGCTGGACTCGACGGAGGCGCTGGCGAAGGCGCTGAAGCTGAGCGTGCCCAAGCTGCGCTGGTTCGCGTTCCACCGCGAGGTGGACACCGCCACGCACTACGTGAGCTGGACGATTCCGAAGCGCGACGGCAGCAAGCGCACGATTACGTCGCCCAAGCCGGAGCTGAAGGAAGCGCAGCGCTGGGTGCTGTCCAACATCGTGGAGCGGCTGCCGGTGCACAGCGCGGCGCATGGCTTCGTGGCGGGACGCTCCATCCTCACCAACGCGCTGGCCCACCAGGGCGCGGACGTGGTGGTGAAGGTGGACCTCAAGGACTTCTTCCCCTCCGTCACGTGGCGGCGGGTGAAGGGCCTGTTGCGCAAGGGCGGCCTGGCGGAGGGCTCGGCCACGCTCCTGTCGCTGATGTCCACCGAGGCGCCGCGTGAAGCGGTGCAGTTCCGCGGCAAGCTGCTGTACGTGGCCAAGGGCCCGCGCTCGCTGCCGCAGGGCGCGCCCACGTCGCCGGGCATCACCAACGCGCTGTGCCTGAAGCTGGACAAGCGGCTGTCGGCGCTCGCGAAGCGGATGGGCTTCACGTACACGCGCTACGCGGATGACCTGACCTTCTCCTGGACGAAGGCGAAGCAGCCCAAGGCGCGGCGGACGCAGCGTCCCCCGGTGGCCATGCTGCTCTCCCGCGTGCAGGAAGTGGTGGAGGCGGAGGGCTTCCGCGTGCACCCGGACAAGACGCGCGTGGCGCGCAAGGGCACGCGGCAGCGGGTGACGGGGCTGGTGGTGAACACGGCGGGCAAGAACGCGCCGGCCGCCCGTGTCCCGCGGGATGTCGTGCGCCAGCTTCGCGCCGCCATCCACAACCGGAAGAAGGGCAAGCCGGGCCGCGAGGACGAGTCCCTGGAGCAGCTCAAGGGCATGGCCGCCTTCATCCACATGACGGACCCGGCGAAGGGCCGCGCCTTCCTGGCGCAGCTCGCCGAGCTCGAGTCCGCGGCCCCGGCCACGCCCGCGCAGTGA
- a CDS encoding HEAT repeat domain-containing protein: MPVLAIGNFEKVRALAANARVLLVGGARASAASRLTAFEPGTNKVLWSAELPSAVLALAISGGQWAAAGADGTLRIGTLSDGQVQFQLHDVHPGGVTALASSADGTRLFSVGADGAVRAWDWESTRKLHEWKASTQPLRAVAVDPSGTYAAGAGDDGVVRVFTVATGAQRDMAGHEGPVRALAFTPRDGRLVSAGDDGKLRFWYLVGAVEFEVRGEKDSGHAGPVLALLFPPTPATKPGEEESGDRVWSAGSDGQIKVWRLDVRRKPRSLDAGGKPVHALAFAPPANPRVAKTSLGSIFTGGEDRRTHRFGLALDGSPASDHDTSQHGFDLLTESLKAGRPRREAAVREAAALEETEALDFLLQVLATDKDAEVRRLTLRELASHGRTAARPKLREALNDGYPFVRKEALEALATLELDSPLAAPRAALESKHPDIRVLGLERLAKLGGTSPLVPGLISSQLADPQDTVGLAALEALLQVIPGDGAEPLRTAFERGPALLKIEVLARTAARGMLGHPQLQPLVARALDDADAGVRRAAFTVRVMERRALAHALASRDEDFARGVTEVARWLAQLERRAQGGKGTPTPPISDAELQAARDAMPAQGKAGADITESDVEPLLAAMACRTPDTAVRGARGLAQLGDARALGALLQLSREAEPVIRRVAASSLQALQDARARERLVWMLDDENADVRVTAMDAVVALDEDAPLASAEAALRSGHEDVRVRGLDRLVKLGASAPGAEPLLGDALEDESGKVRGEAFRTLWAWNEKAPEKALDRALAGRFPDLRHRAVEVLAQRAAEGWALERLKKAVEDRDTGVATAAYDAWVKHVGKEHAEAHLAALATTHAPLREHAAKGAVHAPIEPLRSPLLKRVQDEEVAVAVAALEALDKLVPNENGPLLAGLAAAPLPVRVRAVELLAPRGAEDIIEPMRAFITDKDLERMYPPAFLVPLRIRAARALASLGSRRLLTFFATTLLPHESGDMQEQGARGLATAARRGDEGFLLDALSHANVAVRSWAADGLSRLGDARALPVLTGNLRHDHLPIRLGAILAFAALGPEGDGGLLHGLEDRTREVQEFVFAIVLSRDMRASRRGEPPDLLASALSSGRPEVRYAAARALELRTEPDAARAQLVEALMPTRPEKAADMKDWPPEEERAKYVIGLAEALSSQQPEQRYAAAQVLLLGDKPLEYFRHAKRVARPSTLESPWKPETAPPASPVSEAPAKNWLRRIFATVKPGAPAPSPEASAQAERQHLRKLAFGAYVGLLRQVSAGDDEGHRVRRDAVDRVVKLTQEGFAGTPAAVAALLRALEDPHQLVRKAALTGLKELFPAGSDEPLALALASLSPDVARAALDELATRGDAAKPRISAALNSPLTDVRRYAFELLEKLSPPGSLEPLLAALSSEHADLRVGVIERLAGANDSRVTEALGRAMASEHEDLRLRASELLAWRGDDRAVEVLATFLRAENASVAKRATEALARLATPAAVAALAARLSSAPEVHERKRLVTALGATRRPEALEVLARQCQTDTEGVIRSECVTAAITVAGTDVKKRDVKLAVSFLRQVVKSLDVAVRLEAVRHLEHGAEAGQAELLTNLFSDRFPAVSGAAIEAYSKRVMEHGAPVEPLEAVLRGGARDLMLPAAEGVAFKGGVSALRPLMLYARAGEDGQRERALLALGTLGDARALAELETVAAGGTAEAPVEPSMVSAAIEGLGRLASKLPEGEERRRIEEKVEAAAVEGPSLTQMEAGVKGLRAIGGERARVKLEALLGDTGTPQSIRMLSATELGKLKDPAAEPALAAALDAQPQLLRESARKALDVLFPNERTRVEFLAVASQFQDISAPAVSFLANEGDPALLVPRLATLDNMVLRQRLRRGLARRGALPVPEVVALLGHAKPEAREEAALMVGTWTGEAREPGAVDLAALSRALVTAERRTAADWSAAPPPERHRLSNAWERLLWAASRLGTAGMSDSARTILQSGEQAAPATVRQEAARALGRLATPGGTVTLTGQAPAAVLTQEKERAAAAETLRKALVDPDARVRAAAADALAKLAPERTAAWALEVKPFDAVAFGPMGGKPSHEVLATSEGRRLAVPALLGARAMEPLKPLATDAKPETRQDAWAALGRLGGDEAAKLLHASAFDKSQTVELRKAAWRAHKRARRAAERARKEGNPS, from the coding sequence ATGCCCGTACTCGCCATCGGCAACTTCGAGAAGGTCCGTGCACTCGCCGCCAACGCGCGCGTGCTGCTCGTGGGTGGCGCTCGCGCCTCCGCCGCCAGCCGTCTCACCGCGTTCGAGCCCGGCACCAACAAGGTGTTGTGGAGCGCCGAGCTGCCCTCCGCCGTGCTCGCGCTCGCCATCTCCGGCGGGCAGTGGGCCGCCGCGGGCGCGGATGGCACCTTGCGCATCGGCACGCTGTCCGACGGACAGGTGCAGTTCCAGCTCCATGACGTGCACCCCGGCGGCGTCACCGCGCTGGCGTCCAGCGCGGACGGCACGCGCCTCTTCAGCGTGGGCGCGGACGGCGCCGTGCGCGCCTGGGATTGGGAGTCCACGCGCAAGCTGCACGAGTGGAAGGCCTCCACCCAGCCCCTGCGCGCCGTGGCCGTGGACCCGTCCGGCACCTACGCGGCGGGCGCGGGTGACGACGGCGTGGTGCGTGTCTTCACGGTGGCCACCGGCGCTCAGCGCGACATGGCCGGGCACGAGGGCCCGGTGCGCGCGCTCGCCTTCACCCCGCGCGACGGGCGGCTGGTGTCCGCCGGCGACGACGGCAAGCTGCGCTTCTGGTACCTCGTGGGCGCGGTGGAGTTCGAGGTCCGTGGCGAGAAGGACAGCGGCCACGCCGGCCCGGTGCTCGCCCTCCTCTTCCCGCCCACGCCCGCCACGAAGCCCGGCGAGGAAGAGTCCGGGGACCGCGTGTGGTCCGCGGGCAGCGACGGACAAATCAAGGTCTGGCGGCTGGATGTGCGCCGCAAGCCGCGCTCGCTGGACGCGGGCGGCAAGCCGGTGCACGCGCTCGCCTTCGCGCCGCCCGCCAACCCGCGGGTGGCGAAGACGTCGCTGGGTTCCATCTTCACGGGTGGAGAAGACCGCCGCACGCACCGCTTCGGCCTCGCGCTGGACGGCTCGCCCGCGAGCGACCACGACACGTCCCAGCACGGCTTCGACCTGCTGACGGAGTCCCTCAAGGCCGGACGTCCGCGCCGCGAGGCGGCGGTGCGCGAAGCCGCCGCACTGGAGGAGACGGAGGCGCTGGACTTCCTCCTCCAGGTGCTGGCCACGGACAAGGACGCGGAGGTGCGCCGGCTCACCCTGCGGGAGCTGGCGAGCCATGGCCGCACCGCCGCGCGCCCCAAGCTGCGGGAGGCCCTGAACGACGGGTATCCTTTCGTCCGCAAGGAAGCGCTGGAGGCGCTCGCCACCCTGGAGCTCGATTCTCCGCTGGCCGCCCCGCGCGCCGCGCTGGAGTCGAAGCACCCGGACATCCGCGTGCTGGGCCTGGAGCGGCTGGCGAAGCTGGGTGGCACCTCTCCGTTGGTGCCGGGCCTCATCTCCAGCCAGCTCGCCGACCCGCAGGACACGGTGGGCCTGGCCGCGCTGGAGGCCCTGCTCCAGGTCATCCCGGGCGACGGCGCGGAGCCGCTGCGCACCGCCTTCGAGCGTGGACCCGCCCTGTTGAAAATCGAGGTGCTCGCCCGCACCGCCGCGCGTGGAATGCTGGGGCATCCCCAGCTCCAGCCGTTGGTCGCTCGCGCACTGGATGACGCGGACGCCGGCGTGCGCCGCGCGGCCTTCACGGTGCGGGTGATGGAGCGCCGGGCCCTGGCTCACGCGCTGGCGTCGCGTGACGAGGATTTCGCCCGAGGCGTGACGGAAGTCGCCCGCTGGCTGGCCCAGCTCGAGCGCCGCGCCCAGGGTGGCAAGGGCACCCCGACCCCCCCCATCTCCGACGCCGAGCTCCAGGCCGCCCGGGACGCGATGCCCGCCCAGGGCAAGGCCGGCGCGGACATCACCGAGAGCGACGTGGAGCCGCTGCTCGCCGCCATGGCCTGTCGCACGCCGGACACGGCCGTGCGTGGCGCGCGGGGCTTGGCGCAGCTCGGTGACGCGCGGGCGCTGGGCGCCCTGCTGCAGCTCTCCCGTGAGGCGGAGCCCGTCATCCGCCGGGTGGCGGCCTCCTCGCTCCAGGCCCTCCAGGACGCTCGCGCCCGCGAGCGGCTGGTGTGGATGCTGGACGACGAGAACGCGGACGTGCGCGTCACGGCGATGGACGCCGTGGTGGCGCTGGACGAGGACGCGCCGTTGGCGTCGGCGGAGGCCGCGCTTCGCTCCGGCCACGAGGACGTGCGGGTCCGCGGCCTGGACCGGCTGGTGAAGCTGGGCGCGTCCGCGCCGGGCGCGGAGCCGCTGCTGGGCGACGCGCTGGAGGACGAGTCCGGCAAGGTGCGCGGCGAGGCCTTCCGCACGCTGTGGGCCTGGAACGAGAAGGCGCCGGAGAAGGCGCTGGACCGCGCGCTGGCGGGCCGCTTCCCCGACCTGCGCCACCGCGCGGTGGAAGTGCTGGCGCAGCGCGCCGCGGAAGGCTGGGCGCTGGAGCGGCTGAAGAAGGCCGTGGAGGACCGCGACACCGGCGTGGCCACCGCCGCGTACGACGCGTGGGTGAAGCACGTGGGCAAGGAGCACGCGGAGGCCCACCTGGCCGCGCTCGCCACCACGCACGCGCCGCTGCGGGAGCACGCCGCGAAGGGCGCCGTCCACGCCCCCATCGAGCCTTTGCGCTCGCCGCTGCTCAAGCGCGTGCAGGACGAGGAGGTCGCCGTCGCCGTCGCCGCGCTGGAGGCCCTGGACAAGCTGGTGCCCAACGAGAACGGGCCCCTGCTGGCCGGGCTCGCCGCGGCGCCGCTGCCGGTGCGCGTGCGGGCGGTGGAGCTGCTCGCGCCGCGCGGCGCGGAAGACATCATCGAGCCGATGCGCGCGTTCATCACCGACAAGGACCTGGAGCGGATGTACCCTCCGGCCTTCCTGGTGCCGCTGCGCATCCGCGCCGCCCGGGCCCTGGCCTCGCTGGGCTCGCGGCGCCTGCTGACCTTCTTCGCCACCACCCTGCTGCCGCACGAGTCGGGCGACATGCAGGAGCAGGGCGCCCGCGGGCTCGCGACCGCCGCGCGCCGCGGTGACGAGGGCTTCCTGCTGGACGCGCTGAGCCACGCCAACGTGGCGGTGCGCTCCTGGGCCGCGGACGGCCTGTCCCGCCTGGGTGACGCGCGCGCCCTGCCGGTGCTCACCGGCAACCTGCGCCACGACCACCTCCCCATCCGGCTGGGCGCCATCCTCGCCTTCGCGGCCCTGGGCCCCGAGGGTGACGGCGGCCTGCTGCACGGCCTGGAGGACCGCACCCGCGAGGTGCAGGAGTTCGTGTTCGCCATCGTCCTGTCGCGGGACATGCGCGCCAGCCGCCGCGGCGAGCCGCCCGACCTGCTCGCCAGCGCCCTCTCCAGCGGCCGGCCGGAGGTCCGCTACGCCGCCGCCCGCGCGCTGGAGCTGCGCACGGAGCCGGACGCGGCGCGCGCCCAGTTGGTGGAAGCCCTGATGCCGACGCGCCCCGAGAAGGCCGCCGACATGAAGGACTGGCCGCCCGAAGAGGAGCGCGCCAAGTACGTCATCGGGCTCGCGGAGGCGCTGTCCAGTCAGCAGCCCGAACAGCGCTACGCGGCGGCCCAGGTGCTGCTGCTGGGCGACAAGCCGCTGGAGTACTTCCGGCACGCGAAGCGGGTGGCGCGGCCCAGCACGCTGGAGTCCCCCTGGAAGCCGGAGACGGCGCCGCCAGCCTCGCCCGTGTCGGAGGCACCCGCGAAGAACTGGCTGCGGCGCATCTTCGCCACCGTGAAGCCGGGCGCGCCCGCGCCGTCCCCCGAGGCCTCCGCCCAGGCCGAGCGGCAGCACCTGCGGAAGCTGGCCTTCGGCGCCTACGTGGGCCTGCTGCGGCAGGTGTCCGCGGGTGACGACGAGGGCCACCGCGTGCGCCGCGACGCGGTGGACCGCGTGGTGAAGCTCACGCAGGAGGGCTTCGCCGGCACGCCCGCCGCCGTGGCCGCGCTGCTGCGCGCCCTGGAGGACCCGCACCAGCTCGTGCGCAAGGCCGCGCTGACCGGGCTGAAGGAGCTGTTCCCCGCCGGCAGTGACGAGCCGCTCGCCCTGGCCCTGGCCTCGCTGTCGCCGGACGTGGCGCGCGCGGCGCTGGATGAGCTGGCCACGCGGGGTGACGCCGCGAAGCCGCGCATCAGCGCCGCGCTGAACTCGCCGCTGACGGACGTGCGCCGCTACGCCTTCGAGCTGCTGGAGAAGCTCAGCCCGCCCGGCAGCCTGGAGCCGCTGCTGGCCGCGCTGAGCAGCGAGCACGCCGACCTGCGCGTGGGCGTCATCGAGCGGCTGGCCGGCGCCAACGACTCGCGCGTCACCGAGGCGCTGGGCCGGGCCATGGCCAGCGAGCACGAGGACCTGCGCCTGCGCGCGTCCGAGCTGCTGGCGTGGCGCGGAGATGACCGCGCGGTGGAGGTGCTCGCCACCTTCCTGCGCGCGGAGAACGCCAGCGTCGCCAAGCGCGCCACGGAGGCCCTGGCCCGGCTGGCCACGCCCGCCGCCGTGGCCGCGCTGGCCGCCCGGCTGTCCTCCGCCCCGGAGGTCCATGAGCGCAAGCGGCTGGTGACGGCCCTGGGCGCCACGCGCCGCCCCGAGGCGCTGGAGGTGCTGGCCCGCCAGTGCCAGACGGACACCGAGGGCGTCATTCGCAGCGAGTGTGTCACCGCCGCCATCACGGTGGCGGGCACCGACGTGAAGAAGCGCGACGTGAAGCTGGCCGTGTCGTTCCTGCGGCAGGTGGTGAAGAGCCTCGACGTCGCCGTGCGGCTGGAGGCCGTGCGGCACCTGGAGCACGGTGCGGAGGCCGGCCAGGCGGAGCTGCTGACCAACCTCTTCTCGGACCGCTTCCCCGCCGTGAGCGGCGCGGCCATCGAGGCCTATTCGAAGCGCGTCATGGAGCACGGCGCGCCGGTGGAGCCGCTGGAGGCCGTGCTGCGCGGCGGCGCGCGCGACCTGATGCTGCCGGCCGCCGAGGGCGTGGCCTTCAAGGGCGGCGTCAGCGCGCTGCGGCCCCTGATGCTGTACGCCCGCGCGGGCGAGGACGGCCAGCGCGAGCGGGCCCTGCTGGCCCTGGGCACGCTGGGTGACGCGCGCGCCCTGGCGGAGCTGGAGACGGTGGCCGCGGGCGGCACGGCGGAGGCCCCCGTCGAGCCGAGCATGGTGTCGGCCGCCATCGAGGGCCTGGGCCGGCTCGCCTCGAAGTTGCCGGAGGGCGAGGAGCGCCGCCGCATCGAGGAGAAGGTGGAGGCCGCCGCGGTCGAGGGCCCCTCGCTGACGCAGATGGAGGCCGGCGTGAAGGGCCTGCGCGCCATCGGTGGCGAGCGCGCCCGCGTGAAGCTGGAGGCGCTGCTCGGTGACACCGGCACGCCGCAGTCGATTCGGATGCTCTCCGCCACGGAGCTGGGCAAGCTGAAGGACCCGGCGGCGGAGCCCGCGCTCGCCGCGGCGCTGGACGCACAGCCGCAGCTCCTGCGCGAGTCGGCGCGCAAGGCGCTCGACGTGCTGTTCCCGAACGAGCGCACGCGCGTGGAGTTCCTCGCCGTGGCCAGCCAGTTCCAGGACATCTCCGCGCCCGCGGTGTCCTTCCTGGCCAACGAAGGCGACCCGGCGCTGCTGGTGCCGCGCCTGGCCACGCTGGACAACATGGTGCTGCGGCAGCGCCTGCGCCGGGGACTCGCGCGGCGCGGTGCCCTGCCCGTGCCCGAGGTGGTGGCGCTGCTCGGCCACGCGAAGCCCGAGGCCCGCGAGGAGGCGGCGCTGATGGTGGGCACCTGGACGGGCGAGGCCCGCGAGCCCGGCGCGGTGGACCTGGCCGCGCTGTCCCGCGCCCTCGTCACCGCCGAACGCCGCACCGCCGCCGACTGGAGCGCGGCCCCGCCGCCCGAGCGGCACCGCCTGTCCAACGCCTGGGAGCGCCTGCTGTGGGCCGCCTCCCGCCTGGGCACCGCGGGCATGTCGGACTCCGCGCGCACCATCCTCCAAAGCGGTGAACAGGCGGCCCCGGCCACCGTGCGCCAGGAAGCCGCGCGCGCCCTGGGACGGTTGGCGACGCCGGGCGGAACGGTGACGCTCACGGGCCAGGCCCCGGCCGCCGTGCTGACGCAGGAGAAGGAGCGCGCCGCCGCGGCCGAGACGCTGCGCAAGGCGCTGGTGGACCCGGACGCGCGGGTGCGGGCGGCGGCGGCGGACGCGCTGGCGAAGCTCGCCCCCGAGCGCACCGCCGCGTGGGCGCTGGAAGTGAAGCCCTTCGACGCGGTGGCCTTCGGGCCCATGGGCGGCAAGCCCTCGCACGAGGTGCTGGCCACCTCCGAGGGCCGCCGCCTCGCGGTGCCCGCGCTGCTGGGTGCTCGCGCGATGGAGCCCTTGAAGCCCCTGGCCACCGACGCGAAGCCGGAGACGCGGCAGGATGCGTGGGCCGCCCTGGGCCGGCTGGGCGGTGACGAGGCGGCGAAGCTGCTGCACGCGTCCGCCTTCGACAAGTCCCAAACCGTGGAGCTGCGCAAGGCCGCCTGGCGCGCCCATAAACGTGCACGCCGCGCCGCGGAGCGCGCCCGGAAGGAAGGCAACCCGTCATGA
- a CDS encoding alpha/beta hydrolase translates to MSWRRWLLVGVLALGLLSALAVFGRALRHSEAYFHYPRHQAVRPADFDEAQDVSLRTEDGLTLRGWYVPSRNGAAVVLAHGLSQTRADLLPEAQILRAAGYGVLLFDLRAHGESEGAFSTWGDLERRDVRAALAFVRAQPDVDSERVGALGFSIGSAAVAEVAATDPGVRAVVLLSPFNTLWLAAAYDFRRFGAVSQAGALVPFWRRGIALDEVRTIDAVERIRPRPLFIVMGTEESGQPLADELFAKVREYAQTWRIQGAGHGNFSVTEPEAYPRRLRDFLDAALLPRGSAASEAR, encoded by the coding sequence ATGAGTTGGCGGCGGTGGCTGCTCGTGGGTGTGCTCGCGCTGGGGCTGCTGTCCGCGCTGGCCGTGTTCGGTAGAGCGCTGCGTCATTCCGAGGCCTACTTTCACTATCCGCGCCATCAGGCCGTACGGCCCGCCGATTTCGACGAGGCGCAGGATGTATCGCTGCGCACCGAGGACGGACTGACGCTGCGAGGGTGGTACGTGCCGTCCCGGAACGGCGCCGCCGTGGTGCTGGCGCACGGGCTGTCGCAAACGCGCGCAGACTTGCTGCCCGAGGCGCAAATCCTGCGCGCCGCGGGTTACGGCGTGCTGCTCTTCGACTTGCGCGCCCACGGTGAGAGCGAGGGCGCGTTCTCCACCTGGGGGGACTTGGAGCGGCGGGACGTGCGGGCCGCGCTCGCCTTCGTTCGCGCCCAGCCGGACGTGGATTCGGAGCGGGTGGGGGCGCTCGGCTTCTCGATTGGTTCCGCCGCCGTCGCGGAGGTGGCCGCCACGGACCCGGGCGTGCGCGCGGTGGTGCTGCTGTCGCCGTTCAACACGCTGTGGCTGGCCGCCGCGTATGACTTCCGCCGCTTCGGCGCCGTGTCACAAGCTGGCGCGCTGGTGCCCTTCTGGCGGCGCGGCATCGCCCTGGACGAGGTGCGCACCATCGACGCGGTGGAGCGCATCCGCCCCCGTCCGCTGTTCATCGTCATGGGCACGGAGGAGTCCGGGCAGCCGCTGGCAGATGAGCTCTTCGCGAAGGTGCGCGAGTACGCCCAGACGTGGCGCATCCAGGGCGCGGGGCACGGGAACTTCAGCGTCACCGAGCCGGAGGCGTACCCCCGGAGGCTGCGGGACTTCCTGGACGCCGCGCTGCTTCCGAGGGGGAGCGCCGCCTCGGAAGCGCGCTGA
- a CDS encoding GMC family oxidoreductase, whose translation MVGGGACGGWTAKQLTEAGLRVLVLEAGRGMGADRMLWMLHRLRQSFGYLAETDDARKVRQSVQSTTFAWPFHPHAFVDDVDNPYTTPEDQPFTWIRARQVGGRTSVKAHGRQFYRLSDFNFKAGTQDGLGPDWPLTLADLAPHYETVERWMGIHGNADGLDMLPDSVFAGAISMTAAEQRLKAHVERRWPERRVIVRRTAGAPTTMPAALKTGRLTLRTNAVVDQVLYDANTGRATGVHYLDAKSGKSYEAHARVVVMAAGAIESTRLLLHSRSSAFPDGLANSSGQLGRNLMDHTYMLGIEAKMNLPPEAQQQEQSWAYIPQFRNVAKKEQDFARGYGVQVFTFGDSCHFVPFGEMVPRAENRVTLNPTVKDRWGIPAAHIECRHSTNELKMAEDAVATCKEMMEAAGFTVEKANGTLSTPGMAIHEVGTARMGSDPRTSVLNAHNQSWDVPNLYINDGACFPSQGPQNPTLTMMAIAVRASAHIVEELKAGRL comes from the coding sequence GTGGTTGGCGGGGGCGCTTGTGGTGGTTGGACGGCCAAGCAGCTAACGGAAGCGGGCTTGCGCGTGCTGGTGCTCGAAGCGGGCCGAGGCATGGGCGCGGACCGCATGCTGTGGATGCTTCACCGTCTGCGTCAGTCCTTCGGTTACCTGGCGGAGACGGATGACGCGCGCAAGGTGCGTCAGTCCGTGCAGAGCACCACCTTCGCGTGGCCCTTCCATCCGCACGCCTTCGTCGACGACGTCGACAACCCCTACACCACGCCGGAGGACCAGCCCTTCACGTGGATTCGTGCACGGCAGGTGGGCGGGCGCACGTCGGTGAAGGCGCACGGCCGCCAGTTCTACCGGCTGTCGGACTTCAACTTCAAAGCAGGCACGCAGGACGGACTGGGGCCGGACTGGCCGCTGACACTGGCGGACCTGGCGCCGCACTACGAGACGGTGGAGCGGTGGATGGGCATCCACGGCAACGCGGACGGGCTGGACATGCTGCCCGACTCCGTCTTCGCGGGCGCCATCTCGATGACTGCCGCGGAGCAGCGGCTGAAGGCGCACGTGGAGCGCCGCTGGCCCGAGCGCCGCGTCATCGTCCGCCGCACGGCGGGCGCGCCCACCACCATGCCCGCGGCGTTGAAGACGGGCCGCCTCACGCTGCGCACGAACGCGGTGGTGGACCAGGTGCTGTACGACGCGAACACGGGCCGCGCCACGGGCGTGCACTACCTCGATGCGAAGTCGGGCAAGTCCTACGAGGCCCACGCGCGGGTGGTGGTGATGGCGGCCGGCGCGATTGAGTCCACGCGCCTGCTCCTGCACTCCCGCAGCAGCGCGTTCCCGGACGGCCTGGCCAATTCGTCGGGGCAGTTGGGCCGCAACCTGATGGACCACACGTACATGCTGGGCATCGAGGCGAAGATGAACCTGCCGCCCGAGGCGCAGCAGCAGGAGCAGAGCTGGGCGTACATTCCCCAGTTCCGCAACGTCGCGAAGAAGGAGCAGGACTTCGCGCGAGGCTATGGCGTGCAGGTGTTCACCTTCGGCGATAGCTGCCACTTCGTCCCCTTTGGAGAGATGGTGCCGCGCGCGGAGAACCGCGTGACGTTGAACCCCACGGTGAAGGACCGCTGGGGCATTCCGGCCGCGCACATCGAGTGCCGCCACTCCACCAACGAGCTGAAGATGGCCGAGGACGCGGTGGCCACCTGCAAGGAGATGATGGAGGCGGCGGGCTTCACCGTGGAGAAGGCCAACGGCACGCTGTCCACGCCGGGCATGGCCATTCACGAGGTAGGCACCGCGCGGATGGGCTCGGACCCGAGGACGTCCGTGCTCAATGCCCACAACCAGAGCTGGGACGTGCCCAACCTCTACATCAACGACGGCGCGTGCTTCCCGTCACAGGGCCCGCAGAACCCCACGCTGACGATGATGGCCATCGCCGTGCGAGCCAGCGCGCACATCGTGGAGGAGCTCAAGGCCGGGCGGCTGTGA